Proteins co-encoded in one Deltaproteobacteria bacterium genomic window:
- a CDS encoding DUF420 domain-containing protein, with protein MSVSQLPTLNAELNSLSAVFLCAGFFFIKSGKRKAHRACMLTAFVCSILFLISYLIYHYQVGSVGFKGQGWIRQVYFTILITHTILAAAVPPLALITLVRALRERFDAHRRIARWALPIWLYVSVTGVVVYFMLYGVW; from the coding sequence ATTTCCGTCAGCCAACTTCCGACCCTCAACGCGGAGCTGAACAGTCTCAGCGCCGTTTTTCTTTGCGCCGGTTTTTTCTTCATCAAATCCGGTAAGCGTAAAGCGCACCGCGCCTGCATGCTGACGGCGTTTGTTTGCTCGATCCTGTTCCTAATTTCCTACCTGATCTACCACTACCAAGTCGGCTCCGTCGGTTTCAAAGGCCAAGGCTGGATTCGTCAGGTCTATTTCACCATTCTTATCACGCACACGATTCTCGCGGCGGCTGTGCCGCCGCTGGCACTGATCACGCTCGTGCGCGCGCTGAGAGAGAGATTCGACGCACACCGGCGCATCGCGCGCTGGGCGCTGCCGATCTGGCTTTATGTGTCGGTGACGGGGGTGGTGGTTTACTTCATGCTTTATGGCGTTTGGTAA
- a CDS encoding ABC transporter substrate-binding protein, whose product MRNSIRAALFAALFFATAPAGAAEIKVLAYNAVNIPARELAAAFNKETGHQVNFTFGSPGPVNERLKAEEIFDLVIMATEAAATREASWRPGTRRPLVRVGIGLAVREGVRLDLSTVESTRKALTDARSLTLSDAATGGLSGPNAQKVLANLGIAEIVKSKLRLAPSGQELIAAGEIDIGLYNVSEIPRAKGVALAGPVPAAVQVYIVYDAAVPLTNAAPEPALALARYLGREATRAVWIKGGLEPAGE is encoded by the coding sequence ATGCGTAATTCGATTCGCGCCGCGCTGTTCGCGGCACTGTTTTTCGCGACGGCTCCGGCGGGCGCGGCGGAAATAAAAGTTCTCGCCTACAACGCCGTCAACATCCCCGCGCGTGAACTCGCCGCGGCGTTCAACAAAGAAACCGGCCATCAGGTGAACTTCACCTTCGGCTCGCCCGGCCCGGTCAACGAGCGTCTCAAGGCGGAAGAAATATTCGACCTGGTAATCATGGCCACCGAGGCCGCCGCCACGCGCGAAGCATCGTGGCGCCCCGGCACGCGCCGCCCACTCGTGCGGGTCGGCATTGGCCTCGCGGTGCGCGAAGGTGTGCGCCTCGATCTTTCTACGGTGGAATCGACGCGCAAGGCGCTCACCGACGCGCGTTCGCTCACGCTCAGCGATGCCGCGACCGGTGGACTCAGCGGGCCCAACGCGCAGAAGGTCCTCGCCAACCTTGGCATCGCCGAAATAGTGAAGTCTAAACTGCGGCTCGCGCCGAGCGGACAGGAGCTGATCGCAGCCGGTGAAATCGACATCGGCTTGTACAACGTCAGCGAGATCCCGCGAGCCAAGGGCGTGGCGCTCGCCGGTCCGGTGCCTGCGGCGGTGCAAGTCTACATAGTCTATGACGCGGCCGTCCCGCTCACCAACGCCGCCCCCGAGCCGGCACTCGCACTCGCGCGCTATCTCGGTCGCGAAGCCACGCGCGCGGTTTGGATCAAAGGCGGGCTGGAGCCGGCGGGCGAATAA